The sequence CCCGGTCGCGCGTCATCAGGAAGACGCCGACGCACTCCGGTACTGAGTGCTCACCGGCGTCCAGTGTAAAACTGTCGCCGTCGAGTGCGACCGTCCCGGGATCGGTCACCTCGATCCGAACGGACTGTCGCGTGAACCGTTCGGGGACGGCGTCGACCAGCGGGTCGAAGTCGTCGATCTCGTCGCGGTCGAGGCGGCGGACGACGAGCCCGCTCCCGCCGTGGAGACTCCCCGGCAGGCGGATCAGCCGATGCGTGTCCGTCGTCACCGGTTCGTCGATGGGCGCCGTCTCCGCCGCCACCGTCTCTTCGGCGAGCGCTTCGACGAGGGTGCGCGCGCCCGGACCGCCGACCTCGACGTTGCCCCGGTCGACCGCGTCGGGGTTCTCGACGAAGGCGCCGAGCAGGGTGTCCGCCCGCCCCTCGCCGATGCCATCGAACGCCATGAGCCGTTCTTTCGCCGCCGCCTCGTCCAGCGACTGCAGGTCGTCGACGAACGTCTGCAGGCGACGGTGGGTGCGTCGTCCCCACCCACCGCGCGTGCGGAGTTCGCGCCGCGTCGTCCCGCCGACCGCGCGGGTCCGCACCAGTCCCTCGACGTCGAGGTCGACCGCGCGGACGTAGTCGACGATTTCGCGGCGGGCCGCCGAATCCAGGTCGGCCACCCCCTCGTCGCGGACGTGGACGTGGTAGCCGCGGCCCCCGGAGAACACCACGGTCACGTCGTCGAAGCCGAAGTCGGTCTCGAGGAGATCCAGCAACCGACGGAGGGCGTCCTTACACGCCGCGAGCATTTCCGCGTACGTGGCCGTCTCGGGGTCGATAGCCGGGAGGTGATCGGCGTCCAGATCGAACACGAGGTCGGCGCCCTGCCACCCCTTGTCGTCCATCGACGCCGCACCCGGATCGTCGTACTGCGCCGCGGAGAAGTAGACGTGTCTGGGCGCCTCGCGCTGGAGGAAGTCGCCCACGTCGCCGAGATCGTAGATGGACTGGTGGCGGACCATCGTGGTCGCCTCGCCGCTCGTCCACGGAATGTGCCCCCACTCCCGCGCCGATGCGGCAGGGGGGAGCGAC comes from Haloplanus sp. XH21 and encodes:
- the priS gene encoding DNA primase small subunit PriS, whose product is MDRRTREYLTGRFGDYYRSADPSLPPAASAREWGHIPWTSGEATTMVRHQSIYDLGDVGDFLQREAPRHVYFSAAQYDDPGAASMDDKGWQGADLVFDLDADHLPAIDPETATYAEMLAACKDALRRLLDLLETDFGFDDVTVVFSGGRGYHVHVRDEGVADLDSAARREIVDYVRAVDLDVEGLVRTRAVGGTTRRELRTRGGWGRRTHRRLQTFVDDLQSLDEAAAKERLMAFDGIGEGRADTLLGAFVENPDAVDRGNVEVGGPGARTLVEALAEETVAAETAPIDEPVTTDTHRLIRLPGSLHGGSGLVVRRLDRDEIDDFDPLVDAVPERFTRQSVRIEVTDPGTVALDGDSFTLDAGEHSVPECVGVFLMTRDRARKVKE